One Urechidicola croceus genomic window, TGTGCCCAATCAGGAAGTGCAGAATATAATAAGTGGTGTGGGCCTGCCCATATATAAATAAATATCAATGCCCAAAAGTGAATGATTGAAAGCCTATAAGAATATACTGGTCTATTAGCTGCTTTTGGCACAAAATAATACATCAATCCTAAAAATGGAGTTGTTAAGAAAAATGCTACTGCATTATGACCATACCACCATTGTACCAACGCATCTTGAACTCCAGCATATACAGAATAACTTTTCAACATATTTACTGGCCATTCGAAACTATTAAATATGTGTAATACTGCAACTGTCACAAATGTTGCTAAATAAAACCAAATTGCCACATACAGATGGCGTTCTCTACGTTTAATAAGTGTTCCAATTAAATTCACTCCAAATGCAACCCAAACTAATGCTATTGCAATATCAATTGGCCATTCAAGTTCTGCATATTCTTTGGTCGTAGTATAACCCAAGGGTAAAGTAATTGCTGCGGCAACAATTATTGCCTGCCATCCCCAAAAATTGAACTTACTTAAAAAGTCACTATACATTCTTGCTTTAAGTAAACGTTGAGTGGAATAATAAACCCCTGCGTAGATTGCATTTCCTACAAAAGCAAAAATAACTGCATTGGTGTGTAATGGTCGTAAACGGCCAAAACTTAACCAAGAAATTCCGCTAGTCACATTGGGAAATAGGAACATAAATGCTAAGAGTAAACCTACACTCATTCCTATAATTCCCCAAAAAATTGTAGCGTATAAAAACTTTTTTACAATCTTGTTGTCATAATAAAATTGTTGTACTTCCATAAAAACTATGAATTTAATTTGGTGTTAGTTGTTGATTTAGTATGTTTTTTACTTTTTAATTCATCATCAAAAAGCATTCTTACAGATGGAGTATAAGAATCATCAAATTGCCCACTTTTT contains:
- the ccoS gene encoding cbb3-type cytochrome oxidase assembly protein CcoS; translated protein: MGVIYILITISLSLAIFFLIAFIKSAKSGQFDDSYTPSVRMLFDDELKSKKHTKSTTNTKLNS